From one Lycorma delicatula isolate Av1 chromosome 2, ASM4794821v1, whole genome shotgun sequence genomic stretch:
- the LOC142320367 gene encoding uncharacterized protein LOC142320367 isoform X1: MEAVTVNKGTVKGSTKNFITCGGCINNFVNDGIIKEKSSESKCAYGGDILIENIVENISSENKLPLQNEKKLVCENYNDRFSSKCYLKTHINSHTKEKNNNSNFVKSLLFMVMIQKRTLLHIMKRKIMLVIFIRSLLIKVLL, from the exons ATGGAAGCG gttaCTGTAAATAAAGGAACCGTcaagggaagtaccaagaattttattacttgtggGGGATGCATAAATAATTTCGTAAATGAtggaattattaaagaaaaatccaGTGAATCTAAGTGTGCATACGGCGGTGACATTTTGATAGAAAATATAGTCGAGAATATAAGTAGTGAAAACAAATTACCACTGCAGAACGAaaagaaattggtttgtgaaAACTACAATGACAGATTCTCatctaaatgttatttaaaaacacacaTTAACTctcatactaaagaaaaaaataataatagtaactttgTCAAAAGTCTCTTATTCATGGTAATGATTCAAAAACGCACCTTATTACacataatgaagagaaaaattatgttagtaatttttatcAGAAGTCTGTTAATCAAAGTTCTActttaa